From one Candidatus Nitrospira nitrosa genomic stretch:
- a CDS encoding IS110 family RNA-guided transposase has translation MMCYAGIDLHATNSVLVVIDEADRVLYQKRLRNDLAVIFTALTPYQTTLQGVVVESTYNWYWLVDGLMEAGYRVHLAHAPALPQYSGLKHVDDQHDAQWLAHLLRLGLLPTGYIYPKAERAVRDLLRKRSQLVRHKTMVVLSLQSLLTRLTGNRLSLPRLRQLTPEGIQALVPFPEHVQSVSSSLAVLQCLEHEIHTIEGTVREAGRTQPGYVLLQTVPGIGPILAGTILLEAGDLRRFATVGHFASYCRCVGSEHVSNGKRKGAGNTKNGNKYLSWAFIEAAHFAIRYEAVIRTYYQRKQARTHPLVALKAVAHKLARACYHMLRAQVPFDLSRAFG, from the coding sequence ATGATGTGTTATGCGGGCATTGATCTCCATGCCACGAATAGTGTGCTGGTCGTGATTGATGAAGCGGATCGAGTGCTGTATCAGAAACGCCTCCGCAATGACCTGGCCGTGATCTTCACGGCCTTAACACCGTATCAGACCACGCTGCAGGGCGTGGTCGTTGAGTCCACCTATAATTGGTACTGGTTAGTCGACGGGCTCATGGAAGCAGGGTACCGGGTCCACCTCGCTCATGCACCAGCCCTGCCGCAGTATAGTGGGCTCAAGCATGTTGACGATCAACACGATGCGCAGTGGTTAGCCCATTTACTCCGGCTAGGTTTGCTCCCTACCGGGTACATTTACCCCAAAGCGGAACGGGCCGTGCGGGACTTGTTGCGGAAGCGCAGTCAGTTGGTTCGGCACAAGACCATGGTCGTGCTGAGCCTACAAAGCCTGCTGACACGACTGACTGGCAATCGGCTCTCCCTCCCTCGGCTTCGACAGCTCACCCCAGAGGGCATTCAGGCACTTGTGCCATTTCCCGAACATGTGCAATCGGTCAGCAGTTCGTTGGCTGTGCTGCAATGTCTGGAGCACGAGATTCACACGATTGAGGGCACGGTTCGGGAAGCGGGGCGGACTCAGCCGGGCTATGTGCTCTTACAGACCGTCCCCGGAATCGGGCCGATCTTGGCGGGCACCATTCTCCTGGAAGCCGGTGACCTGCGGCGGTTTGCGACCGTGGGACACTTCGCCTCCTACTGTCGCTGTGTCGGCAGCGAACATGTGAGTAACGGCAAACGCAAAGGGGCTGGCAACACGAAGAACGGCAACAAGTATTTAAGCTGGGCGTTCATCGAGGCGGCGCACTTCGCCATTCGCTATGAGGCCGTGATTCGCACGTATTATCAGCGCAAGCAGGCACGGACGCATCCCCTTGTGGCGCTGAAGGCCGTGGCCCATAAATTGGCGCGGGCCTGCTATCACATGCTCCGTGCGCAGGTGCCATTCGATCTGTCCCGCGCTTTTGGCTAG